One window of Chloroflexus aggregans DSM 9485 genomic DNA carries:
- a CDS encoding glycosyltransferase family 2 protein encodes MLAIIIVSWNVKELLRRCLQAVYASLATAHLDAEIIVVDNHSDDNTPAMVRREFPDVHLIEAGANLGFAAGNNLALRLLLSRPDGGPEFVLLLNPDTEPVADAIPRLVAFLQMHPAAIAVGPQLRYSDHRVQSSRRRFPTPLTMIWESTPWERLWPSNPWAWFYHCADRPDNLVQRVGWLVGAALLVRTTAIRKAGLLDERFFMYSEEVEWQWRLQQGSAIAPPPNRSQLERVEVSSQIWYLPDAVIIHHEGKSSEQVLVGRHRHFQQSRLRLARMWYGWLVAIVLHRLICAGYRYELIIETLKLALGHRPELRRQRIETYRQVLLALAQADAY; translated from the coding sequence ATGTTGGCTATTATTATCGTTTCGTGGAATGTCAAAGAGTTGCTGCGCAGGTGTTTGCAGGCCGTCTATGCATCATTGGCAACCGCCCATCTGGACGCCGAGATTATTGTCGTTGACAACCATAGTGATGACAATACACCGGCAATGGTGCGCCGTGAGTTTCCAGATGTTCATCTGATCGAGGCGGGCGCTAACCTCGGTTTCGCTGCCGGTAACAATCTGGCACTCCGTCTGCTGCTATCCCGACCAGATGGTGGCCCGGAGTTTGTCCTTTTGCTCAACCCTGATACCGAACCGGTAGCCGATGCCATTCCACGCTTAGTCGCCTTTCTGCAAATGCACCCGGCAGCAATTGCGGTTGGCCCACAGCTCCGTTACAGCGACCATCGTGTGCAGTCCTCGCGACGCCGATTTCCTACGCCGCTAACGATGATCTGGGAGAGTACACCATGGGAACGTCTATGGCCATCGAATCCGTGGGCGTGGTTCTACCATTGCGCCGACCGGCCCGACAATCTTGTCCAGCGCGTGGGTTGGTTGGTCGGAGCAGCGTTGCTGGTGCGGACGACGGCTATCCGTAAGGCTGGTCTGCTCGATGAGCGATTTTTTATGTATAGTGAAGAGGTCGAGTGGCAATGGCGTTTACAACAGGGCTCGGCCATCGCACCCCCACCAAACCGTTCACAGCTTGAGCGCGTCGAAGTCAGTAGTCAGATTTGGTATTTGCCCGACGCCGTGATTATCCATCACGAAGGCAAAAGTAGCGAACAGGTGTTGGTTGGGCGCCATCGGCACTTTCAACAGAGCCGCTTACGGTTGGCCCGCATGTGGTACGGGTGGCTCGTAGCAATCGTGCTCCACCGCTTGATTTGCGCCGGCTACCGGTACGAGTTAATCATTGAGACGCTCAAATTGGCTCTTGGTCACCGCCCTGAATTGCGCCGCCAACGGATCGAAACCTATCGGCAGGTGTTGCTTGCGCTGGCCCAGGCTGATGCGTATTAA
- a CDS encoding phosphotransferase family protein, with protein MVEQLSLPQIERLVHRLLPGARIRDAAPLGVRSLLVSLSDRQIVVRLPAGVDQWAGESLSAEALALRTLRAEIDLPLPTVLAEADAVGEDPPALALSYVPGTPLPEVITAIEEESLFAIGQTLATTLARVHSYTTPHYGPLQPDALPTPTGQPAVPGADVAYLRHRVAVTTAAAVARGQLTDEQREWLQTRLAGWLTTTGRPASLVHGDLHPRRLLVRRRERDWRLVGITGWGFAQAWRPAWDHVALQLNFADPDYFGLRVGYGAAYDETTDRRYDQVREFALLPYRLTFLLERERADLALHIAADLDTVQSPPVIATSDEPVNGANGYA; from the coding sequence ATGGTTGAGCAACTCTCACTGCCCCAAATTGAACGATTGGTACACCGTCTCTTACCCGGAGCACGGATCCGCGATGCGGCACCGCTCGGTGTGCGTAGTTTGTTGGTGTCACTGAGCGATCGCCAGATTGTGGTACGGCTGCCGGCCGGGGTCGATCAATGGGCCGGTGAGTCACTGAGTGCCGAGGCATTGGCGCTGCGCACCTTGCGTGCTGAAATCGATCTTCCGCTGCCTACCGTCTTGGCTGAAGCCGATGCTGTGGGCGAAGATCCGCCGGCGTTGGCGCTCAGCTATGTACCCGGAACACCACTGCCCGAAGTCATCACCGCTATCGAAGAAGAATCGCTCTTTGCGATTGGGCAGACCCTGGCCACGACACTGGCGCGAGTTCATAGCTATACGACACCGCACTATGGCCCGTTACAACCAGATGCCTTGCCAACCCCTACCGGGCAGCCTGCGGTTCCCGGCGCCGATGTTGCCTATCTGCGCCATCGGGTAGCCGTTACCACCGCAGCGGCGGTAGCCCGTGGCCAGTTGACGGACGAGCAGCGCGAGTGGTTGCAAACCCGTCTTGCCGGATGGTTGACTACCACCGGACGACCGGCGTCTCTGGTACACGGCGATCTCCACCCGCGTCGCCTTCTCGTGCGCCGACGTGAACGTGATTGGCGGCTGGTGGGCATTACCGGCTGGGGGTTCGCCCAAGCCTGGCGTCCGGCTTGGGATCACGTCGCGCTGCAACTTAACTTTGCCGATCCTGACTATTTCGGTCTACGGGTGGGTTATGGTGCGGCTTACGATGAAACAACCGACCGTCGTTATGATCAGGTTCGGGAGTTCGCCCTGTTACCGTATCGGCTCACCTTCTTACTGGAACGCGAGCGTGCCGATCTAGCCCTCCATATTGCTGCCGACCTCGATACCGTCCAGTCCCCGCCCGTGATAGCTACTTCCGATGAACCCGTGAATGGAGCTAACGGTTATGCATAA
- a CDS encoding CpXC domain-containing protein — protein MPISYREQAQLTCPHCGGEFRADIWLIIDADEEPAAAAALRREEINIVVCPHCQASGPAGAPLMYHDARARRVLFAPAPGAADHEIRDQARDLHALLVGSIDPEQRRPYLADVDIAQDMSGLAHLLRRLDARRRPAAPPPPPPVTEPPPLLAAVEALLAADTTADLERVLVDHPELLEPATRTTLDQLAEVADTQGEREIAQALRNARELLTDMQRPREPARLTTIPPEALQALLGAQSDTELKQVIARYPLLLQPEVDELLAAEIELALAGDAEQMAHLLEVRRMALATVRASTVSPADLETAIEALLLAEDEATIVHVLEQYPLLLSETAEQALWEFAAEARVGGDEELARHAIACREMLRRVRAGLEEDRS, from the coding sequence ATGCCCATCTCGTACCGCGAGCAGGCCCAATTGACATGTCCCCATTGTGGCGGTGAATTTCGCGCCGACATCTGGTTGATTATTGATGCTGACGAGGAGCCGGCGGCAGCGGCAGCTCTCCGACGTGAAGAGATCAATATTGTGGTGTGCCCACACTGTCAGGCGAGTGGACCGGCGGGTGCGCCGTTGATGTACCACGATGCCCGTGCTCGTCGTGTGTTGTTTGCGCCTGCTCCCGGCGCTGCCGATCATGAGATCCGCGACCAGGCGCGCGATCTCCATGCCTTATTGGTCGGTTCGATCGACCCCGAACAGCGCCGTCCCTATCTGGCCGATGTGGATATTGCGCAAGACATGAGTGGGCTTGCCCATCTGTTGCGTCGACTCGATGCACGCCGTCGTCCTGCTGCACCACCACCACCGCCACCTGTCACCGAACCACCACCCTTGTTGGCTGCCGTCGAGGCATTGTTGGCAGCCGATACGACGGCCGATCTTGAACGGGTGCTGGTCGACCATCCCGAATTGCTCGAACCGGCAACACGCACAACATTGGATCAATTGGCCGAGGTTGCCGACACGCAGGGCGAACGGGAAATTGCCCAAGCACTCCGTAACGCGCGTGAGTTGCTGACCGATATGCAGCGTCCGCGCGAGCCGGCCCGTCTCACGACGATCCCACCTGAGGCATTGCAAGCGCTTCTCGGTGCGCAGAGTGATACCGAACTCAAACAGGTGATCGCTCGCTATCCTTTGTTGTTACAGCCTGAAGTTGATGAGCTACTTGCTGCCGAAATCGAGCTGGCCCTCGCCGGTGACGCCGAGCAGATGGCGCACCTCCTTGAAGTTCGGCGGATGGCGCTGGCCACAGTGCGGGCTTCGACGGTATCGCCTGCCGATCTGGAGACGGCGATTGAAGCGCTGTTACTCGCCGAGGATGAAGCGACGATTGTTCACGTCCTCGAGCAGTACCCACTCTTGCTGAGTGAGACTGCCGAACAAGCACTCTGGGAATTTGCTGCCGAGGCTCGTGTCGGCGGTGACGAAGAGTTAGCGCGTCATGCGATAGCATGTCGGGAGATGTTGCGCCGTGTGCGCGCCGGGTTGGAAGAAGACCGTTCATAG
- the gcvH gene encoding glycine cleavage system protein GcvH produces MAYNTPSDLRYRKTHEWVRQEGDEVVIGITDYAQHALGDVVYVELPAVGATITAGESFGVVESVKASSDLYAPVSGEVVAVNTALESDQSPINNDPYGAGWMLRVRPSAMSEELLDAAAYAAYVAEIDH; encoded by the coding sequence ATGGCCTACAATACTCCATCCGATCTGCGGTACCGCAAAACTCACGAGTGGGTACGCCAAGAGGGCGATGAAGTCGTGATCGGGATTACCGACTATGCGCAGCATGCTCTTGGTGATGTGGTGTATGTAGAACTGCCGGCAGTCGGTGCAACCATTACCGCCGGAGAAAGTTTCGGCGTAGTTGAGTCGGTCAAAGCGAGTTCGGATCTCTACGCGCCGGTGAGTGGTGAAGTGGTAGCGGTTAATACTGCTTTAGAGAGCGATCAATCACCGATCAATAATGATCCGTATGGTGCAGGTTGGATGTTACGAGTACGTCCGAGTGCGATGAGCGAGGAATTGCTCGATGCCGCAGCGTATGCGGCGTATGTGGCCGAAATCGATCACTAA
- a CDS encoding cation:proton antiporter domain-containing protein, with the protein MMHVEDISLLANLTIALVTAFAGGIIARRIGLPTTVGYLLAGMVIGPFTPGFVGDVADLSQLAEIGVIFLMFGVGLHFSLHDLWAVRRVALPGAILQMVIATGLGFILSRYWGWEPLSGLLLGLSISIASTVVLMRGLMDNGLLSTGAGRIAVGWLVMEDIATVFILVLLPIIFGGQSAQSPWSALVSLLKVAVFIVVMLFAGRKLLPKLLDVIAGTRSRELFILAAVAIALGTAFGAATFFDVSLALGAFLAGVVLKESQFSHQIGDDVLPFRETFAVIFFVSVGMIVNPLYLWANAGQVIMLTTLIVVGKALITQLLGFFLPASGRTMLIVAAGLSQIGEFSFILGQAGIRLDILNQEQYSLILAGSLLSIMLNPLMFRAIKPVEHVMQRLSPRLWERFDRHPLQPADIALPREGHVVVVGYGRVGQHIVNVLERLGVPRLVIEIDSGRAAEFNARGVPTLFGDAANSDVLMHAGLERARALVVTLPDETATEMVVAAARNIAPNLPIIARAATTKGVGRLLKLGAHDVIHPELEGGLEVMRHTLLCLGYPATQVQGYTDAVRRDEYDTTVSSPAEHQALDQMVRAARGIEIAWRLVSEHSPIIGQTLAEANIRARTGASVIALIRNQQLIANPKSSTVFQAGDLLGLIGESEQIAAAEQLICGTPELVGVPE; encoded by the coding sequence ATGATGCATGTTGAAGACATATCATTGTTGGCAAATTTGACCATTGCCCTCGTAACTGCTTTTGCCGGCGGCATTATTGCGCGTCGGATCGGGCTGCCGACCACTGTCGGCTACCTATTGGCCGGTATGGTGATTGGCCCATTTACGCCGGGATTCGTCGGCGATGTAGCGGATCTCAGCCAGCTCGCCGAAATCGGTGTGATCTTTTTGATGTTCGGCGTCGGTCTGCACTTTTCGTTACACGATCTGTGGGCCGTGCGGCGCGTGGCCTTACCGGGAGCGATCTTGCAAATGGTGATCGCCACCGGTCTAGGGTTTATCCTCAGTCGCTATTGGGGTTGGGAACCGCTATCAGGGCTGCTCCTGGGCTTATCAATCTCGATTGCCAGTACCGTTGTCTTGATGCGCGGGTTAATGGATAACGGCCTCTTGAGTACCGGCGCCGGACGGATCGCTGTTGGTTGGCTGGTGATGGAGGACATCGCTACCGTGTTTATTCTCGTGTTGCTGCCGATCATCTTTGGCGGGCAAAGCGCACAATCGCCATGGTCGGCTCTTGTTTCGCTGCTCAAGGTGGCCGTGTTCATCGTCGTGATGTTGTTTGCCGGGCGTAAATTGTTGCCAAAATTGCTCGACGTGATCGCCGGTACCCGTTCACGCGAACTGTTTATTCTCGCTGCGGTGGCAATAGCACTCGGTACCGCTTTCGGTGCGGCGACATTTTTCGATGTTTCTTTGGCGTTGGGCGCGTTTCTTGCCGGGGTAGTGTTGAAAGAATCGCAATTTAGTCATCAGATCGGTGATGATGTGCTGCCTTTTCGGGAAACGTTTGCCGTGATCTTTTTTGTTTCGGTAGGGATGATTGTTAATCCGCTCTACCTCTGGGCAAATGCCGGACAGGTAATCATGCTAACAACCCTGATTGTCGTCGGTAAAGCTCTCATTACCCAACTACTTGGCTTTTTCTTACCGGCCAGTGGGCGAACGATGCTGATCGTTGCAGCCGGTCTTAGTCAGATCGGCGAGTTTTCGTTTATTTTGGGACAGGCGGGAATACGGCTCGACATCCTCAATCAAGAACAGTACTCACTGATTTTGGCCGGGTCACTGCTATCAATTATGCTAAATCCGTTGATGTTCCGCGCCATCAAACCGGTTGAGCACGTGATGCAACGTCTCTCGCCACGCTTGTGGGAGCGGTTTGATCGTCATCCATTACAGCCCGCCGATATTGCCTTACCACGTGAGGGACACGTAGTTGTGGTTGGGTATGGCCGGGTCGGCCAGCATATCGTGAATGTGCTCGAACGGTTAGGGGTGCCGCGGTTGGTGATCGAAATCGATTCGGGACGAGCAGCCGAATTTAATGCCCGGGGAGTACCTACCCTCTTCGGCGACGCGGCTAATTCCGATGTGCTGATGCATGCCGGTCTCGAGCGGGCACGTGCGCTCGTCGTTACCTTACCCGACGAGACGGCGACCGAGATGGTGGTGGCTGCGGCACGTAACATTGCCCCGAACCTCCCGATCATCGCGCGTGCGGCAACCACAAAAGGGGTCGGTCGGTTGCTGAAGCTCGGTGCGCACGACGTGATTCACCCCGAACTCGAAGGGGGATTGGAGGTGATGCGCCATACATTGCTCTGCCTGGGCTATCCGGCGACACAGGTGCAAGGCTATACCGATGCAGTGCGTCGTGATGAATATGATACTACCGTTTCGTCACCGGCAGAGCATCAGGCCCTTGATCAGATGGTGCGGGCTGCCCGCGGGATTGAGATTGCGTGGCGGCTGGTGAGCGAGCATAGCCCGATCATCGGGCAAACACTGGCCGAAGCGAACATCCGTGCCCGTACCGGCGCCTCGGTGATTGCGCTGATCCGTAACCAACAGTTGATCGCCAATCCAAAGTCAAGCACCGTATTCCAGGCCGGCGACCTCCTCGGCTTAATCGGTGAAAGCGAGCAAATCGCTGCCGCCGAACAACTGATTTGTGGTACACCGGAACTGGTCGGTGTACCGGAGTAA
- the gcvT gene encoding glycine cleavage system aminomethyltransferase GcvT translates to MLKRTPLYNAHLAMGARMVEFGGWEMPVQYRGIIDEHHAVRNRAGLFDISHMGRFMIRGPQAEAFLQRMVTCDVSTIPLGHAGYGLLCRPDGGIVDDIFLYHLPDEFMMVVNAANRAKDWDWLQQHTTGFEVEIEDRSERWAMLALQGPQAEHLLAGAENSTTADIGSLPFHGVAMTTIFGHNALIARTGYTGEDGFEIFFEAQHAERFWYGLLALGGNAVQACGLGARDSLRFEACLALYGHEIDETINPYEARLGWVVKLNKGDFIGREALQAIKAAGISRRLVGFEMVEKGIARSGYSVQRVSGETVGFVTSGMPSPTLGRPFGMAYVPTDLSSEGSEFNVVIRERPVRARVVKMPFYKPRYKR, encoded by the coding sequence ATGCTGAAACGAACTCCTCTCTACAACGCGCACCTCGCAATGGGCGCACGCATGGTCGAATTCGGCGGTTGGGAGATGCCGGTGCAGTACCGCGGGATCATCGACGAACACCATGCGGTGCGGAATCGAGCCGGGTTGTTCGATATTAGTCACATGGGGCGGTTTATGATCCGCGGCCCGCAGGCCGAAGCGTTCCTGCAACGGATGGTCACGTGCGATGTGAGCACTATTCCGCTCGGTCATGCCGGTTATGGTCTCCTGTGCCGACCCGATGGTGGGATTGTGGATGACATCTTCCTCTACCATTTACCTGATGAGTTTATGATGGTAGTCAATGCTGCCAATCGTGCTAAAGATTGGGATTGGTTGCAGCAGCATACCACCGGCTTTGAGGTAGAGATCGAAGATCGCTCTGAGCGGTGGGCGATGCTGGCACTTCAAGGGCCGCAGGCAGAGCATCTGTTGGCCGGTGCTGAAAATTCAACGACGGCGGACATCGGTTCGTTACCGTTCCACGGCGTGGCAATGACGACCATCTTCGGGCACAATGCGTTAATCGCTCGCACCGGCTACACCGGCGAAGATGGTTTTGAGATATTTTTCGAGGCACAACACGCCGAACGTTTCTGGTACGGTCTGTTGGCGCTCGGTGGCAATGCCGTGCAAGCCTGTGGCCTCGGTGCTCGCGATAGCTTGCGCTTTGAAGCTTGTCTTGCTCTGTACGGTCATGAAATTGACGAGACGATTAACCCCTACGAGGCGCGGTTGGGTTGGGTTGTGAAATTGAACAAGGGCGATTTTATCGGGCGTGAGGCGTTGCAGGCGATTAAAGCGGCCGGTATCAGTCGCCGCCTGGTTGGGTTTGAGATGGTTGAAAAGGGGATTGCTCGCAGTGGCTATTCGGTGCAGCGGGTTAGTGGGGAAACGGTGGGATTTGTGACCAGTGGTATGCCCTCACCCACCCTTGGCCGACCGTTCGGGATGGCGTATGTGCCGACCGACCTGAGTAGCGAGGGGAGTGAATTCAATGTTGTGATCCGCGAACGTCCCGTGCGGGCGCGTGTGGTAAAGATGCCATTCTATAAGCCGCGCTACAAGCGCTAG
- the gcvPA gene encoding aminomethyl-transferring glycine dehydrogenase subunit GcvPA, protein MTHYIPITDADRQEMLQAIGVSDITDLFTDVPAAYRFPPLRLPPPLSEPEIMAELHRMSELNAHTRRYQVFLGAGAYNHFVPAAVDQILRRGEYYTAYTPYQPEISQGTLQAIFEYQSLICALTGMEIANASHYDGATALAEAAIMALNVVRNRRKIVVARSVNPQYRAVLRTYLQGLDVEIVGDETPGSGIAEALAQVDDQTALLIVQNPDFLGRLHNLRGLGAQVQARGALLAVHFDPIALGLFQTPAEAGADIATGEGQPLGLGLSFGGPYLGIFTTRQKYVHKIAGRIVGVTKDVDGRMAYVLTLRAREQDIRRERATSNICTNQGLMALASAVYMSLMGKRGMRKVAEITYQRAQYAARHIAELPGYRVLADRPFFREFVVQCPRPVAEINAALREQGIIGGYDLSADEPQLGNAMLLAVTEMNPPAEIDRLVQTLADL, encoded by the coding sequence ATGACCCATTATATTCCGATCACCGATGCCGATCGGCAGGAGATGTTGCAGGCGATTGGTGTGAGCGACATTACCGATCTGTTTACCGATGTACCGGCAGCGTATCGCTTCCCGCCGCTCAGGTTACCACCGCCACTCTCCGAACCGGAGATTATGGCCGAATTGCATCGGATGAGCGAGCTGAATGCCCATACCCGTCGGTATCAAGTGTTTCTCGGTGCAGGAGCCTACAATCACTTCGTCCCGGCGGCAGTCGATCAGATTCTGCGCCGTGGTGAATATTACACAGCGTACACGCCATACCAGCCGGAGATTAGCCAGGGGACACTTCAGGCAATTTTTGAGTATCAGAGCCTGATCTGTGCCCTTACCGGTATGGAGATTGCCAACGCCTCTCACTACGACGGCGCAACCGCACTGGCCGAAGCGGCTATTATGGCGCTCAACGTGGTGCGTAACCGACGCAAGATCGTGGTCGCCCGTAGTGTCAACCCGCAGTATCGCGCTGTACTCCGTACCTACTTGCAAGGTCTCGATGTCGAAATTGTCGGTGATGAGACGCCGGGAAGCGGGATTGCCGAAGCGTTGGCCCAAGTCGATGACCAAACGGCCCTGCTGATCGTGCAAAATCCCGACTTCCTCGGTCGGTTGCACAATCTACGCGGGCTAGGGGCGCAGGTGCAAGCGCGCGGGGCATTGTTGGCCGTGCATTTCGATCCGATTGCCCTTGGCTTGTTCCAGACCCCAGCCGAAGCAGGCGCCGACATCGCGACCGGTGAGGGACAGCCGCTTGGACTGGGGTTGTCATTTGGCGGCCCGTACCTCGGTATCTTCACCACACGCCAAAAATATGTTCATAAAATTGCCGGTCGTATTGTCGGTGTGACGAAAGATGTCGATGGCCGTATGGCGTATGTGCTGACCCTCCGCGCTCGTGAACAAGATATTCGACGTGAACGGGCCACCAGTAATATCTGTACCAATCAAGGGTTGATGGCGTTGGCATCGGCGGTCTATATGTCGCTGATGGGCAAGCGTGGGATGCGTAAGGTGGCCGAAATTACCTATCAACGGGCGCAGTATGCGGCGCGCCACATTGCCGAGCTGCCCGGCTATCGCGTGCTGGCCGACCGGCCATTTTTCCGCGAATTTGTCGTGCAGTGTCCACGACCGGTTGCCGAGATCAACGCTGCGCTGCGCGAGCAAGGGATCATCGGTGGCTATGACCTTAGTGCCGATGAGCCACAGTTGGGCAATGCGATGCTACTAGCCGTTACCGAGATGAATCCACCGGCAGAGATTGATCGGTTAGTGCAGACGCTGGCCGATCTATGA
- a CDS encoding glycoside hydrolase family 2 protein gives MYLSTLRDGWQIRPLTEFSQGIYPRDDQGWLPAIVPAHWQQLPGLENHSGKVVYRCRFINPTPPDRIEGERRWLRINGAFYYRHTYFNGIDLGAHEGYFEPTEHEVTTFLQTHNTLLIELDCPDEHDKVGKRMITGVFSHWDCFDPRSNPGGIWLPVELHRSGPVRLRHARLRTEQCDAHLAQLRFALELDAALATTIRCEISFTPLTFHGETQTIVIQRRLRSGLQTVQGLLKLREPRRWWTHDLGRPDLYQVTVQIWLDSLLSDEQSFAYGIRTFELRDWIPYLNGERFLVKGNNYPPGDMRIATMNRERADYDLALARDCHMNMLRVHAHIDHPAFYDAADAAGILLWQDFPLQWLYRPEVLPAARHQVRAMVRLLGNHPSIAIWCMHNEAIHLEDTADESLAARLRTYQSAFTFSWNRDVMDVQLKQIAEEEDPTRPVIRSSGEPDVPYLRSGTDVHAYFGWYRTYGTLADGEAVRARFPSNLRFVTEFGAQSFPNLESCLRFMPDPLNDQAIARLVERHGLQAEIMAAWYPWRQAASLAEVVEMSQNYQAELNRFYIDRLRYHKYRPTGGIIAFLFVDPYPAVLWSVVDYWRVPKRSYYALRDSFRPQYVFTLIEPRSFTIGEAVDLPIYAVNDAREPLVGAQVTITLRDPDDHALATVVRYLDLPADSLATEIDRLRLTPMRSGRYTIELRLIGAGPEFVNRYQLTVAAANAAR, from the coding sequence ATGTACCTTTCGACCCTAAGAGACGGTTGGCAGATTCGCCCACTTACTGAATTCAGTCAAGGCATCTATCCGCGTGACGATCAAGGCTGGTTGCCGGCTATCGTGCCGGCACACTGGCAGCAGTTGCCCGGTCTCGAGAACCATAGCGGTAAGGTAGTCTATCGTTGCCGCTTCATCAACCCCACTCCTCCAGACCGGATCGAAGGCGAGCGCCGTTGGCTGCGGATCAACGGTGCGTTTTACTATCGTCATACCTATTTCAACGGGATCGACCTTGGTGCTCATGAAGGCTACTTCGAGCCAACCGAGCATGAGGTAACGACGTTCTTGCAAACGCACAATACGCTCCTCATCGAGCTGGATTGTCCCGACGAGCACGATAAGGTTGGCAAACGGATGATCACCGGCGTCTTTTCCCACTGGGATTGCTTCGATCCCCGGTCGAACCCGGGTGGTATCTGGTTGCCGGTCGAGCTTCATCGGAGCGGACCGGTACGATTGCGCCACGCGCGTTTGCGTACCGAGCAGTGCGATGCCCATCTTGCGCAATTGCGCTTTGCCCTCGAACTTGACGCGGCCCTGGCGACAACGATCCGCTGCGAAATCAGCTTTACGCCACTGACCTTTCACGGCGAGACACAAACGATCGTGATCCAACGGCGATTGCGCAGTGGGTTGCAGACGGTGCAGGGTTTGCTCAAGCTCCGCGAACCGCGCCGATGGTGGACGCACGATCTTGGCCGTCCCGATCTGTATCAGGTGACGGTGCAGATCTGGCTCGATAGCCTGCTTAGTGATGAACAGTCGTTTGCCTACGGTATCCGCACATTTGAATTGCGCGATTGGATCCCGTATTTGAACGGTGAGCGGTTTCTCGTCAAAGGCAATAATTATCCACCCGGCGATATGCGGATTGCGACGATGAACCGTGAACGCGCCGATTATGATCTCGCATTGGCTCGCGATTGCCATATGAATATGTTGCGCGTTCACGCTCACATCGATCACCCGGCTTTTTACGATGCTGCTGATGCCGCGGGGATATTGCTCTGGCAAGACTTTCCCCTGCAATGGCTCTACCGTCCTGAAGTCCTCCCGGCTGCTCGCCATCAGGTGCGCGCCATGGTACGGCTGCTCGGTAATCATCCCAGCATCGCGATCTGGTGTATGCACAACGAGGCCATCCATCTTGAAGATACCGCCGATGAGTCGCTGGCTGCACGGCTACGCACGTATCAATCGGCTTTCACGTTTAGCTGGAACCGCGATGTGATGGATGTGCAATTGAAGCAGATTGCCGAAGAAGAAGACCCCACGCGGCCGGTTATTCGCTCATCGGGAGAGCCGGATGTACCGTACCTGCGTAGCGGAACCGATGTCCATGCCTACTTCGGCTGGTACCGTACCTACGGCACCCTGGCCGATGGGGAAGCGGTGCGGGCACGGTTTCCGAGTAATTTGCGCTTCGTTACCGAATTCGGAGCACAAAGTTTTCCAAATCTGGAGAGTTGTCTGCGCTTTATGCCCGATCCCCTTAACGATCAGGCAATTGCTCGTCTCGTGGAGCGTCATGGCTTGCAAGCTGAAATCATGGCGGCGTGGTATCCGTGGCGTCAGGCTGCGTCGCTGGCCGAAGTCGTTGAGATGTCGCAGAATTATCAGGCCGAACTCAACCGCTTTTACATCGACCGGCTACGATACCACAAGTACCGCCCGACCGGTGGAATTATCGCCTTTCTGTTTGTCGATCCCTACCCGGCAGTGCTGTGGAGTGTCGTCGATTATTGGCGGGTCCCCAAACGTTCGTACTATGCGCTGCGCGACAGTTTCCGCCCACAGTACGTGTTTACGTTAATCGAACCGCGCTCATTCACCATCGGTGAAGCGGTCGATCTACCGATCTACGCTGTAAACGATGCTCGTGAACCGCTCGTCGGTGCGCAAGTAACGATCACCCTACGTGATCCTGACGATCATGCGCTGGCTACGGTGGTGCGCTATCTTGATCTCCCCGCCGACTCACTTGCGACCGAGATCGACCGATTACGGCTCACCCCAATGCGGTCCGGTCGCTATACCATCGAATTGCGCCTTATCGGAGCCGGACCGGAGTTTGTCAATCGTTATCAGCTCACGGTTGCGGCAGCCAATGCCGCTCGGTAA